A window of Sphingobacterium sp. SRCM116780 contains these coding sequences:
- a CDS encoding glycoside hydrolase family 3 N-terminal domain-containing protein has product MKFSSILILGILSCSFSQLQAQQMPYKNSKLPVETRVHDLLGRMTVEEKVGQLSKLLGWEMYEKNAKGVAVSAKLKKAVKEQHIGLLWATLRADPWTQKTLLNGLSPVEAARATNAIQRYMLDSTRLGIPLLLSEEAPHGHMAIGATVFPTAIGQASTWNPTLIQEMAATIAKETYAVGGKNGYGPVLDLARDPRWSRTEETYGEDPYLIGQMGKAMVQGFQGDHIGQTDKIIGTLKHFVAYAAPDGGHNGESVALGERALRHYFLPPFEQAVRAGAGSVMTAYNSIDGIPCSANPWLLKDVLRKEWGFNGFVVSDLLSISGLNGGHATASDGVDAASQSIHAGLDVDLSGSGYGPNLLKAVQQGLVEKSVLDTAVTRVLRMKFNLGLFDRPYVDEKRVAQQVGTDENKTIARKVAQESIILLKNEGGVLPLSKSLQRIAVIGPNADNVYNQLGDYTAPQADGKVKTVLDGIRAAVGKGVQVDYVKGCAIRDTSVNSIAEAVEAAKRSDVVVVVLGGSSARDFKTSYQATGAANVDANAISDMESGEGFDRVSLDMMGNQLNLLQALHATGKSIVLVNIMGRPLNLNWASDHIPAIINAWYPGQEGGLAIADVLFGDYNPAGRLPISIPRSVGQLPVHYNYSKPKHHDYVEMEAKPRYAFGYGLSYSTFGYTNLKIDLKEESADFLCTVSFDVSNQGQRNGDEVAQLYVVDEVSSVVTPIKQLKRFERKSIDAGKRATYSFQLTKADLKLWAVDKSWKTEKGKFKLQIGAASDDIRLEGDVELTKDYL; this is encoded by the coding sequence ATGAAATTTAGCTCAATTCTTATTCTGGGTATACTTTCCTGCAGTTTCTCGCAGCTTCAGGCGCAGCAAATGCCTTATAAAAACAGTAAGCTGCCTGTAGAAACACGTGTGCATGATCTCTTAGGAAGAATGACTGTGGAAGAAAAGGTTGGACAGTTATCTAAATTGTTGGGCTGGGAGATGTATGAAAAGAATGCAAAAGGGGTTGCTGTTAGTGCTAAATTAAAGAAAGCTGTCAAGGAACAGCATATCGGTCTGCTTTGGGCAACCTTAAGAGCAGACCCTTGGACACAGAAAACGTTGTTAAATGGTTTGAGTCCTGTGGAAGCCGCTCGTGCGACTAATGCAATCCAGCGTTATATGCTGGATAGTACGCGTCTAGGGATACCTCTCTTGCTTTCGGAAGAGGCGCCACATGGTCATATGGCCATTGGAGCAACGGTTTTTCCAACGGCCATTGGACAGGCTAGCACTTGGAATCCCACACTAATTCAGGAGATGGCTGCAACCATAGCAAAAGAAACCTATGCCGTAGGAGGGAAGAATGGTTATGGTCCTGTGTTGGATTTGGCTCGTGATCCGCGTTGGTCTCGTACCGAAGAAACGTATGGTGAAGATCCGTATTTGATCGGACAGATGGGAAAAGCAATGGTGCAGGGATTTCAAGGTGATCACATTGGTCAAACAGATAAAATAATAGGGACATTGAAACATTTCGTCGCTTATGCCGCTCCAGATGGTGGACATAATGGCGAAAGTGTTGCCTTAGGGGAACGAGCATTGCGACATTATTTTTTACCACCATTCGAACAAGCTGTACGTGCAGGAGCTGGTTCCGTGATGACGGCTTACAATAGTATCGATGGTATTCCATGTTCGGCTAATCCGTGGTTACTGAAAGATGTATTACGTAAGGAGTGGGGTTTTAATGGTTTTGTTGTTTCAGATCTCTTAAGTATCTCAGGACTTAATGGGGGACATGCCACAGCTTCGGATGGGGTAGATGCGGCTTCGCAAAGTATACATGCTGGACTGGATGTTGATTTAAGTGGTTCGGGTTATGGTCCAAACTTATTGAAAGCAGTACAGCAAGGTTTGGTCGAAAAATCTGTATTGGATACTGCTGTCACACGTGTTCTTCGCATGAAATTTAATCTTGGTTTGTTTGATCGTCCTTATGTGGATGAAAAACGGGTTGCACAGCAAGTAGGAACAGACGAGAATAAGACAATTGCACGAAAAGTAGCGCAAGAATCAATTATTTTATTGAAAAACGAGGGGGGAGTATTACCCTTAAGTAAATCGTTACAACGTATAGCGGTGATCGGACCGAATGCAGACAATGTTTATAATCAGTTGGGAGACTATACAGCTCCACAGGCTGATGGAAAAGTAAAGACGGTATTGGATGGTATCCGTGCTGCGGTAGGAAAAGGTGTGCAAGTGGATTACGTGAAAGGCTGTGCCATCCGCGATACTTCGGTGAATAGTATTGCAGAAGCTGTCGAAGCTGCCAAACGATCGGATGTGGTTGTGGTGGTTTTGGGTGGATCGAGTGCACGTGATTTTAAAACGTCTTATCAGGCAACAGGCGCGGCTAATGTCGATGCCAATGCGATTAGTGATATGGAGAGTGGGGAAGGGTTTGATCGCGTTTCCTTGGATATGATGGGAAATCAGTTGAATTTATTGCAGGCTTTGCACGCTACAGGTAAATCGATCGTATTGGTTAACATTATGGGAAGACCCTTGAACTTGAACTGGGCATCGGATCATATCCCTGCGATTATCAATGCCTGGTATCCTGGACAGGAGGGTGGTTTGGCTATTGCTGATGTTCTTTTTGGAGATTATAATCCTGCTGGGCGCTTACCGATTTCAATACCGCGTTCGGTCGGACAATTGCCTGTACATTATAACTATAGCAAACCTAAACATCACGACTATGTGGAGATGGAAGCGAAACCTCGCTATGCATTTGGCTATGGCTTGAGTTATAGTACTTTTGGTTATACTAATCTTAAAATTGATCTGAAAGAGGAGTCTGCTGATTTTTTATGCACGGTCTCTTTTGATGTCAGTAACCAAGGACAACGGAATGGTGATGAGGTTGCACAATTGTATGTTGTCGATGAAGTGAGTTCGGTCGTTACGCCTATTAAACAGTTAAAACGTTTCGAACGGAAATCAATTGATGCGGGTAAACGCGCTACTTACTCATTTCAATTAACCAAAGCGGATTTGAAATTATGGGCTGTTGACAAATCCTGGAAAACAGAGAAAGGAAAATTTAAATTGCAGATCGGGGCTGCGTCAGATGATATTCGTTTAGAAGGGGACGTCGAGTTAACGAAAGATTATCTTTAG
- a CDS encoding sialidase family protein, protein MRYQFDILFCLLLLSLTSCKSYQPTLLSNEQIFSVGQVDFKQCHASTIQEVGKDSLLSAWFGGTHESNPDVCIWMSLSVNGKWQQPINVANGQLEDKRYPSWNPVLYQHPTSDSLFLYYKIGPNPREWKGYYQYSMDKGTTWSARQALPEGILGPIKNKPLTLKNGVILSPSSTESKEEIWKAHIEVSQDKGKTWTVRKINPDSPIQVIQPSVLLHKDGRIQVLCRSKENSVMTAFSKDQGKTWDDWTPTNLLNPNAATDAIQLKNGYYMIVYNPDIAGKDWWEGRTKLRVALSKDGIKWKDAMQLEDGVKGDEYSYPTLIQDSKGHIHITYTWNRKSIKHVVLK, encoded by the coding sequence ATGCGCTATCAATTCGATATACTTTTTTGTTTGCTACTCCTAAGCCTTACCTCTTGTAAAAGTTACCAACCCACATTGCTTAGTAATGAGCAAATCTTTTCTGTTGGACAAGTCGATTTCAAGCAATGTCATGCATCAACCATTCAAGAGGTTGGAAAAGACAGTTTGCTCAGCGCTTGGTTTGGCGGAACACACGAGTCCAATCCAGATGTCTGTATATGGATGTCGCTTAGTGTCAATGGCAAATGGCAACAACCAATCAATGTAGCCAATGGACAATTGGAAGACAAGCGTTATCCCAGTTGGAATCCCGTACTCTATCAACATCCAACTTCAGACAGTTTGTTTTTGTATTACAAGATCGGACCAAATCCAAGGGAATGGAAAGGTTATTATCAATATTCCATGGATAAAGGAACCACTTGGTCTGCGAGACAAGCATTGCCAGAAGGAATTTTAGGCCCGATTAAGAATAAACCATTGACACTTAAAAATGGTGTTATTTTATCACCATCCAGCACAGAATCGAAAGAAGAAATCTGGAAAGCTCACATTGAAGTTAGTCAGGATAAAGGAAAAACATGGACTGTTCGTAAAATAAATCCAGACAGTCCCATTCAAGTCATCCAACCCAGTGTTCTGCTACACAAAGACGGCAGGATACAAGTCCTTTGTCGTAGCAAAGAAAACTCGGTTATGACAGCCTTCTCTAAAGACCAAGGAAAAACATGGGACGATTGGACGCCTACAAACTTATTAAATCCAAACGCGGCCACAGACGCTATTCAATTGAAAAATGGTTATTATATGATTGTTTACAACCCAGATATTGCTGGAAAAGATTGGTGGGAAGGGCGAACCAAACTACGGGTAGCCTTATCCAAAGACGGCATCAAATGGAAAGATGCGATGCAATTGGAAGATGGCGTTAAAGGCGATGAATATTCCTATCCAACCCTTATTCAAGACAGCAAAGGACATATCCATATCACCTATACCTGGAATAGAAAAAGCATTAAACATGTCGTTTTGAAGTAA
- a CDS encoding alpha-L-fucosidase — translation MSTYYKKIIAVSLLALSTSKAFPQAHNVSAGYQKPTDPLVVENLEQWQDMKFGLFMHWGTYSQWGIVESWSLCPEDEGWTKRKPEHGKNYNDYVKNYENLQKSFNPTDFNPQKWADAAKAAGMKYVVFTTKHHDGFAMFDTKESDYKITSPNTPFSTNPKANVTKEIFNTFRNDGFKIGAYFSKPDWHTDFYWWNYFPPKDRNVNYDPQKHPERWQKFKDYTYNQLNELTSEYGKVDILWLDGGWVRPFKTIDQSVDWQRTIKVEQDIDMDRIGTMARKNQPGIIVVDRTVPGKWENYVTPEQAVPDHTLDIPWESCITMGDSFSYVPNDNYKPTKKIVETLVKIISRGGNYLMNIAPGPNGDYDQAAYDRLKELAAWMQINQSAVYATRPIAPFHVDDYYYTRSKDSKVVNVFHLQSGDTYKQPATYTFTLPENFNVKDISILGHKGKLKWSQKDNQISVKGVNTRLNYATVIQLKAK, via the coding sequence ATGTCGACTTATTATAAAAAAATAATAGCCGTAAGTCTATTGGCTCTTTCAACTTCAAAAGCTTTTCCTCAAGCGCACAATGTATCCGCAGGTTATCAAAAACCTACTGATCCATTAGTTGTCGAAAATCTCGAACAATGGCAAGACATGAAATTTGGTCTATTTATGCATTGGGGTACCTATAGCCAATGGGGTATTGTAGAAAGTTGGAGTCTATGTCCAGAAGACGAAGGGTGGACGAAAAGAAAACCTGAACATGGCAAGAACTATAATGACTATGTAAAGAATTACGAAAATTTACAAAAATCCTTTAATCCAACAGACTTCAATCCACAGAAATGGGCCGATGCCGCCAAAGCTGCAGGGATGAAATATGTGGTATTCACCACTAAGCATCACGATGGATTTGCTATGTTTGACACAAAAGAATCAGACTATAAAATCACATCACCCAATACCCCTTTTTCAACAAATCCTAAAGCCAATGTCACCAAAGAAATTTTTAATACTTTCCGGAATGATGGCTTTAAAATAGGTGCCTATTTTTCAAAACCCGATTGGCATACCGATTTTTATTGGTGGAACTATTTCCCACCGAAAGATCGTAATGTCAACTACGATCCGCAAAAACATCCCGAAAGATGGCAAAAATTTAAAGACTATACCTACAACCAGCTCAATGAACTGACCTCCGAATATGGCAAAGTCGATATTCTTTGGTTAGATGGTGGATGGGTAAGACCATTTAAAACCATTGATCAATCCGTAGATTGGCAACGAACCATCAAAGTCGAACAAGATATCGATATGGATCGTATTGGTACCATGGCTCGAAAGAATCAACCTGGTATTATCGTTGTAGACCGTACCGTTCCAGGTAAGTGGGAAAATTATGTTACTCCAGAACAAGCTGTTCCTGATCACACCTTAGATATCCCTTGGGAAAGCTGTATCACGATGGGAGATTCCTTTAGCTATGTACCCAATGATAACTATAAGCCTACAAAAAAGATTGTCGAAACGTTGGTTAAGATCATTTCAAGAGGAGGAAATTACCTGATGAATATCGCTCCGGGACCAAACGGTGATTATGATCAAGCAGCTTACGATCGATTGAAAGAATTAGCTGCTTGGATGCAAATCAATCAATCTGCCGTATATGCCACACGTCCCATTGCTCCATTTCATGTAGACGATTATTATTATACCCGTAGCAAGGACAGTAAAGTAGTCAATGTATTCCATTTACAAAGTGGTGATACCTATAAACAACCTGCGACCTATACGTTCACATTACCAGAGAATTTTAATGTAAAAGATATCAGCATCTTAGGACATAAAGGCAAATTAAAATGGTCACAGAAGGATAATCAAATAAGCGTAAAAGGAGTAAACACACGACTTAATTATGCAACTGTCATCCAGTTAAAAGCGAAATAA
- a CDS encoding SusD/RagB family nutrient-binding outer membrane lipoprotein — protein MKKSLIMMGLCVASFSTITSCKKDTFADYYKNPAKVSESSIEKQFTGIIYDFRALIIPTYGNYFITLRPTINLYIQNLGSLNQANQLVPGSAAIEERWNKYYAGLTQYKEFIRLFNNQSEEDKANKKAMLLAAKVLFYDQTQQMVDLVGDIPWTEAGNLMANGGDYTISYPKYDKAVDIYTTMLDDLKIMSEDLNTLQIPATFAGSFKTQDLINNGDLELWKKYCNSLRLRMLTRVSASSQFASRATAEIDEIVKNQTKYPLILTNSENAQIDIFNVSSDIKSEDIKGAFETDGWYANIASKPMIDQMVSTHDPRLPILFETGDKAAGVYIGLDQSLNNNEQSTLVRGNTLTIYNRHTLSRNKYIPGILISASQVNFLLAEYYNKTGNAGSAKAAFENGLKESINLYSSISKKSDDKTVPAAAVPTAAEIATFISTVNWDAASNKIQLIATQKWLHFNLFQAVENWSEVRRLDYPKFTIPTFSSDIQKTVPVKLTLPQAEATYNEANYNVVKDQDNPNTKLFWDVN, from the coding sequence ATGAAAAAGTCACTTATAATGATGGGGCTCTGTGTAGCTTCATTTTCAACGATAACATCTTGTAAAAAAGATACTTTTGCCGATTATTATAAAAATCCAGCAAAAGTCTCCGAATCAAGTATAGAAAAACAATTCACTGGGATAATTTATGATTTTAGGGCGTTAATCATTCCAACATACGGGAATTACTTTATTACACTCCGTCCTACCATTAATCTTTACATTCAAAACCTAGGTTCACTTAACCAAGCGAACCAATTAGTCCCGGGCTCCGCTGCTATTGAAGAAAGATGGAATAAATACTATGCAGGTCTTACACAATACAAAGAATTTATACGGTTATTCAATAATCAAAGTGAAGAAGACAAAGCAAATAAAAAAGCGATGCTTTTAGCTGCGAAAGTTTTATTCTATGATCAAACACAACAAATGGTTGATCTAGTAGGCGACATTCCTTGGACAGAAGCAGGAAACCTAATGGCTAATGGTGGAGACTATACTATTTCCTATCCGAAATATGACAAAGCAGTAGATATCTATACCACAATGCTTGATGATTTAAAAATCATGAGTGAGGATCTTAATACATTGCAAATTCCAGCAACTTTTGCAGGTTCTTTCAAAACTCAAGATTTAATTAATAATGGTGATTTAGAACTTTGGAAAAAATATTGTAATTCACTTCGTCTAAGAATGCTGACACGTGTATCGGCAAGCAGCCAATTTGCAAGTAGAGCAACGGCTGAAATTGATGAAATCGTTAAGAACCAAACAAAGTATCCGTTGATTCTCACAAATAGTGAAAACGCTCAAATTGATATTTTTAATGTAAGTTCAGATATCAAATCTGAAGATATTAAGGGTGCTTTTGAAACGGATGGATGGTATGCGAATATAGCGAGTAAACCCATGATTGACCAAATGGTCAGTACACATGATCCTAGACTTCCTATTTTATTTGAGACAGGTGATAAAGCTGCTGGAGTATACATTGGTTTGGATCAATCGTTGAACAATAATGAACAATCTACTTTAGTAAGAGGAAATACGTTAACGATCTATAATAGACATACGTTATCTCGAAATAAATACATCCCGGGTATTCTGATTAGTGCTTCGCAAGTAAATTTCCTTTTGGCAGAGTATTATAATAAAACGGGAAATGCAGGATCTGCAAAAGCAGCATTTGAAAATGGATTAAAAGAGTCCATTAACTTATATAGCAGTATCAGCAAGAAAAGTGACGATAAAACAGTTCCTGCTGCTGCTGTACCAACTGCTGCTGAAATTGCAACGTTCATTTCAACTGTTAATTGGGATGCCGCCAGCAACAAAATTCAATTGATTGCAACGCAAAAATGGTTACACTTCAACTTGTTTCAAGCGGTAGAAAACTGGTCAGAAGTAAGAAGGCTAGATTATCCTAAATTTACGATTCCTACCTTTAGTTCTGACATTCAAAAAACTGTGCCAGTTAAGTTGACTTTACCACAGGCTGAAGCAACATATAATGAGGCGAACTATAATGTCGTTAAAGACCAGGACAATCCGAATACAAAATTATTCTGGGACGTTAACTAA